AAGATAAAGAAAACAATACTCCATGTGATAAAATGCCACTGATTTTTTTTAAATATATCTATGATTGGAAACATATGTAACCTAAAATGATTTGATTATAATTTTAAAGATTATTTACAAAGATAACTTATTTCTTTGGGTTGTTTCCTTTGGATGTTCTCTTTTCAATCAGTTGCTTCTTTTGTTCAATAAAGTGGTCTTTGGATGCAAATAATATGTTTGTTGGTCAAACAACCCTTTTTTTGAAGGAAGTAGTCATTTTATTGAATCTTTTTTATTCTTAGTAGTAATAATTTCATCTTTGATGGAGTAAAGTAGACTTTATGTTTAAGTCCTTCTGTTGAACATATACACATTGTAGTAATATATTAATTATGAATAAAAAAATAGTTGGAGTTTTAATTGCTTTGGGGATTCTTTTGGCAGGTGTCGGGACGGTAATGTTTCTGAATAATACCAAAAAAGTTCCAAGTGTGAAAAAGAAAGTAGAGACCATTTATGGTGTGAAGTGTCAGCGTGTAGAGTACAAGGATATGATGGTTCCTTTTCATTATTCTGGTAGAGTTAGCTCTAATGCTATTGTTCAGCTTGGTGCCGAAGTACAAGGTCGTCTAATGGCAGGAAACGTTTTATTAAAAGAGGGGGTGAGCTTTAAAAGAGGAGAAGTTCTATTTAGAGTCTTTAGTGAAGATTTTAGAGCTTCATTGATTGCTTCTCGTAGTAGATTCCTAAAATCTCTTTCAGTAGTACTTGCGGATGTTTATGTGGATCTTCCTAACGAATACGAAAAATGGAATCGTTTTTTTGAATATATTTCAGTTGAGAAAGCGATGCCTGAATTGCCAAAGATAACTTCGGGTAAAGAGAAAATATACATGGCTTCTAAGAATGTATTGGGGGATTATTATGAGATTCGAAAAATGGAAATAATGCTTTCTAAGTATACTGTTCGTGCTCCTTTTAGTGGTTCTTATATTACAGTAAACAAAGAGGTTGGAAGTATTACTTCTCCAGGAACTGCTGTGGCAAGTATTATCCGTACGAATAATTATGAGGTAGTTGTTCCTGTTCTTATTCGTGATGCAAAGAAAGTGGGTGTTGGTGATACTGTGACTGTAGTCGAAGAGGATGGTGATTTATCGAAGACAAAAGTGATTAGAAAAGCAAACTTTATTGATCCTAGTACACAGAGTCAGAATGTATACCTTGCATATCGTGGAAATGAGATATTCTCTGGACAATATGTAGATGTTCAGTTTGAAAAGAACTTTCTTAAAGGGGTAATGGAAGTGCCTCGTGAAGCGATCTTTAAAGGAGACATGGTCTATGTGGAAAGAGATGGAAAGATTAAAAAGGCGACCGTAAATGTCGTGTATAAGAATGAAGATTTTATGTATATCAATGGTCTATCTAACGATGAAGTTTTGGTTATTGAGTCGTTGATCGGTGCATATGATGGAATGAAGGTAAATGCATTGATGCAATAAGAAAAAGAATCGTTTCGTATGTTAAAAAGAATAGTTTCACTTTTCGTAAAATACCCCTTTTACGGAAAGATTATTATTACCTCCCTATTGTTATTAGGAGGTATTTCTATGGGGTTGATGAAGAAGGCTTCTTTTCCTTTGATAGAGTCACATAATATTTCCATTACGGTTACTTACCAAGGGGCTACCCCAAAAGAGATGGACGAAGGGGTTACCTCTTTAATAGAGGATGCTCTTCGCGGTACTGTTGGGATGAAAGAGTTTTCTTCTGTGTCAAGAGAGAACAGTGCTAATGTGACTGTTGTTGTTGAAAACGACTACAATGTAGACGAGGTTCTTACGGATGTAAAGAATGCAGTCGATGGAATTAGCAATTTTCCTGCTGGAGCAGAGAAACCTGTCGTTGCCAAACAAAAGGCAAAAACTATTGCACTATTTATGAGGTTAAGTTCGGAAGAGAATGACCTGATGAAGATTAAAGAGCGTTCCCAAAAAATCGAAGATGATCTGAGAGCTTCTGGTTTGGTTTCACAGATTACGATCTATGGCTATCCTTCAAGAATGGAGATGTCTGTAGAGGTGAACGAA
The Prolixibacteraceae bacterium DNA segment above includes these coding regions:
- a CDS encoding HlyD family efflux transporter periplasmic adaptor subunit is translated as MNKKIVGVLIALGILLAGVGTVMFLNNTKKVPSVKKKVETIYGVKCQRVEYKDMMVPFHYSGRVSSNAIVQLGAEVQGRLMAGNVLLKEGVSFKRGEVLFRVFSEDFRASLIASRSRFLKSLSVVLADVYVDLPNEYEKWNRFFEYISVEKAMPELPKITSGKEKIYMASKNVLGDYYEIRKMEIMLSKYTVRAPFSGSYITVNKEVGSITSPGTAVASIIRTNNYEVVVPVLIRDAKKVGVGDTVTVVEEDGDLSKTKVIRKANFIDPSTQSQNVYLAYRGNEIFSGQYVDVQFEKNFLKGVMEVPREAIFKGDMVYVERDGKIKKATVNVVYKNEDFMYINGLSNDEVLVIESLIGAYDGMKVNALMQ